Proteins encoded together in one Xiphophorus maculatus strain JP 163 A chromosome 13, X_maculatus-5.0-male, whole genome shotgun sequence window:
- the LOC102223106 gene encoding brain and acute leukemia cytoplasmic protein-like codes for MVFSMGCGGSRADAIIEPRYHESWTRETESTWLTNTDVDPPVSVPNSKAVEAGLKEKRMVTTGTQCGKQAITTNGSNHQRRPRRSLTDGQCCEKQSTRDSKRGSSKEASALSKDGQPVSVNSPGAPEPETACDKR; via the exons ATGGTTTTCTCGATGGGTTGTGGAGGGAGTCGGGCGGACGCGATAATCGAGCCGCGGTACCATGAGAGCTGGACCAGAGAAACAGAGTCGACATGGCTTACGAACACGGACGTAGATCCCCCCGTCTCGGTCCCGAACA GTAAAGCTGTGGAGGCCGGTCTGAAGGAGAAGAGGATGGTGACAACTGGAACCCAGTGTGGGAAGCAGGCCATCACCACCAATGGCTCCAACCACCAGAGGAGACCAAGGCGCTCCTTGACTGATggacagtgctgtgaaaaa CAAAGTACTCGCGACTCCAAAAGAGGATCATCGAAGGAGGCCAGCGCTTTGTCCAAGGACGGCCAGCCTGTCAGTGTCAACAGCCCTGGAGCTCCTGAACCGGAGACCGCCTGCGACAAGAGATGA